Proteins encoded by one window of Lacerta agilis isolate rLacAgi1 chromosome 11, rLacAgi1.pri, whole genome shotgun sequence:
- the FANCG gene encoding Fanconi anemia group G protein isoform X2 — translation MAGGGGSCLDLWRGENDGLARRWRTVTSSPGPDTSVTQTAHECQLAFNKLLQKIQGLPAALPALPLELAILYNSLVFEICLSGNSGEKLLGVIDHGLSRVLEVCAVSGQGLGSEGRWQRVLQNTPEELHAPLHRLAALQGVLWLAANHLTTAEGLLQLLNGSKSLRPPPCHGHQNDFLLLLQMWQPPDVAESDPLLVQSVRELKGILWTSAAFLHGVQELEAGDLPAAVALLQTAATGLCSRRRLAQIFTLMGCCNLKMDKPQMAIQCLKRALQVDFTFLPALYQASLLYHQLGLLEAELEVLVLLSQALDGPAQVTAELSSPCFLIQMELLTCASQLSSFFVKNCPSDVKYLLAQRNLQAGRVSEAVEHYLDLLALFQEEGPLHQVSLCGELALPRIPEVFLEAASALQELARHRDAIAVCEEVATRMNGLIPERLQIELDLWTAEDFLGPAGSSLTNSPGNLVKRKRESLRCVLWRAAAHLIQGLAWAGLGEAKEAISHLSRCLHDLLRVHFVTTDRPSANLYLTHTLWRLDRRQEAAAHWQKLHVNTAGLEEAEERSFPIYLQPGMRQTKFPHKESLAKNVGSFLAGSSQGP, via the exons GTGACAAGTTCTCCAGGTCCTGACACTTCAGTGACGCAAACGGCTCACGAGTGCCAGCTTGCCTTCAACAAGCTGCTGCAGAAGATCCAAG GGCTTCCAGCAGCACTCCCAGCTCTGCCACTGGAGCTGGCTATCCTCTACAATTCCCTGGTGTTTGAGATCTGTCTCTCCGGAAACTCCGGCGAGAAACTATTGGGAGTAATAGATCATGGGCTGAGCAGGG TTCTAGAGGTCTGTGCAGTGTCTGGCCAAGGACTTGGCTCAGAGGGCCGCTGGCAGAGGGTGCTCCAGAATACCCCTGAAGAACTTCACGCCCCTCTGCATCGACTGGCTGCCCTGCAGGGGGTGCTGTGGCTTGCAGCAAACCACCTCACAACCGCGGAAGGCCTCCTTCAGCTTCTGAACGGCTCCAAG AGCCTGAGGCCTCCTCCTTGCCATGGCCATCAGAACGATTTCCTTTTGCTGCTCCAGATGTGGCAGCCACCTGACGTGGCAGAGTCTGACCCCCTCCTTGTGCAGAGTGTCCGAGAGTTGAAGGGCATCCTGTGGACTTCGGCTGCCTTTCTGCACG GAGTTCAGGAACTGGAAGCCGGTGATCTCCCTGCCGCTGTTGCCCTTCTCCAAACAGCTGCTACAGGGCTGTGTTCTAGGCGACGCCTTGCCCAGATCTTCACCTTAATGGGATGCTGCAACCTGAAAATG GACAAGCCACAGATGGCAATTCAGTGCCTGAAACGAGCCCTGCAGGTGGATTTCACATTCCTCCCTGCCCTGTACCAAGCGTCCCTGTTGTACCACCAGCTGGGGCTTCTGGAGGCTGAGCTGGAGGTCCTGGTGCTGCTGTCTCAG GCTCTGGATGGTCCTGCACAGGTAACGGCAGAGCTTTCCAGTCCATGTTTCCTGATCCAAATGGAGCTGCTCACCTGCGCATCCCAACTGAGTAGCTTCTTTGTCAAGAACTGTCCGTCAGATGTGAAATATTTGCTGGCACAAAGGAACCTCCAGGCGGGGAG GGTGAGTGAGGCAGTGGAGCACTACTTGGACCTCTTGGCTCTGTTCCAGGAAGAAGGGCCTCTTCACCAG gtgTCTCTGTGTGGTGAGCTGGCCTTGCCCAGGATCCCCGAGGTCTTCTTAGAGGCTGCCTCTGCCCTGCAAGAGCTCGCCAGGCATCGAGATGCCATTGCAGTGTGCGAAGAGGTGGCAACCCGAATGAATGGACTGATCCCTGAGAGGCTGCAAATTGAGCTGGACTTGTGGACTGCAGAGGACTTCCTGGGGCCTGCTGGGTCCTCACTGACAAATTCTCCTGGCAACCTTGTGAAGCGGAAAAGGGAGAGCCTACGCTGCGTCCTTTGGCGAGCAGCTGCACATTTGATCCAGGGCTTGGCATGGGCTGGGCTAGGAGAAGCCAAGGAAGCCATAAGCCACTTGAGCAG GTGTCTTCATGATCTCCTGAGAGTTCATTTTGTGACCACAG ACAGGCCCTCTGCTAACTTGTACCTTACGCACACCCTCTGGAGGCTGGACCGAAGGCAGGAGGCAGCTGCCCACTGGCAGAAGCTCCATGTGAACACTGCAGGCTTGGAGGAAGCggaagaaag ATCCTTCCCGATATACCTGCAGCCAGGTATGAGGCAGACAAAGTTCCCTCACAAAGAATCCCTCGCCAAGAATGTGGGAAGCTTCCTTGCGGGGAGCAGCCAGGGACcctag
- the FANCG gene encoding Fanconi anemia group G protein isoform X1: MAGGGGSCLDLWRGENDGLARRWRTVTSSPGPDTSVTQTAHECQLAFNKLLQKIQGLPAALPALPLELAILYNSLVFEICLSGNSGEKLLGVIDHGLSRVLEVCAVSGQGLGSEGRWQRVLQNTPEELHAPLHRLAALQGVLWLAANHLTTAEGLLQLLNGSKSLRPPPCHGHQNDFLLLLQMWQPPDVAESDPLLVQSVRELKGILWTSAAFLHGVQELEAGDLPAAVALLQTAATGLCSRRRLAQIFTLMGCCNLKMDKPQMAIQCLKRALQVDFTFLPALYQASLLYHQLGLLEAELEVLVLLSQALDGPAQVTAELSSPCFLIQMELLTCASQLSSFFVKNCPSDVKYLLAQRNLQAGRVSEAVEHYLDLLALFQEEGPLHQVSLCGELALPRIPEVFLEAASALQELARHRDAIAVCEEVATRMNGLIPERLQIELDLWTAEDFLGPAGSSLTNSPGNLVKRKRESLRCVLWRAAAHLIQGLAWAGLGEAKEAISHLSRCLHDLLRVHFVTTGSSSSTGKETEQMGLSEAKVLPQIRQLALTGRGIQFLHLGRNKEALVDFQHSLLVCPDRPSANLYLTHTLWRLDRRQEAAAHWQKLHVNTAGLEEAEERSFPIYLQPGMRQTKFPHKESLAKNVGSFLAGSSQGP; encoded by the exons GTGACAAGTTCTCCAGGTCCTGACACTTCAGTGACGCAAACGGCTCACGAGTGCCAGCTTGCCTTCAACAAGCTGCTGCAGAAGATCCAAG GGCTTCCAGCAGCACTCCCAGCTCTGCCACTGGAGCTGGCTATCCTCTACAATTCCCTGGTGTTTGAGATCTGTCTCTCCGGAAACTCCGGCGAGAAACTATTGGGAGTAATAGATCATGGGCTGAGCAGGG TTCTAGAGGTCTGTGCAGTGTCTGGCCAAGGACTTGGCTCAGAGGGCCGCTGGCAGAGGGTGCTCCAGAATACCCCTGAAGAACTTCACGCCCCTCTGCATCGACTGGCTGCCCTGCAGGGGGTGCTGTGGCTTGCAGCAAACCACCTCACAACCGCGGAAGGCCTCCTTCAGCTTCTGAACGGCTCCAAG AGCCTGAGGCCTCCTCCTTGCCATGGCCATCAGAACGATTTCCTTTTGCTGCTCCAGATGTGGCAGCCACCTGACGTGGCAGAGTCTGACCCCCTCCTTGTGCAGAGTGTCCGAGAGTTGAAGGGCATCCTGTGGACTTCGGCTGCCTTTCTGCACG GAGTTCAGGAACTGGAAGCCGGTGATCTCCCTGCCGCTGTTGCCCTTCTCCAAACAGCTGCTACAGGGCTGTGTTCTAGGCGACGCCTTGCCCAGATCTTCACCTTAATGGGATGCTGCAACCTGAAAATG GACAAGCCACAGATGGCAATTCAGTGCCTGAAACGAGCCCTGCAGGTGGATTTCACATTCCTCCCTGCCCTGTACCAAGCGTCCCTGTTGTACCACCAGCTGGGGCTTCTGGAGGCTGAGCTGGAGGTCCTGGTGCTGCTGTCTCAG GCTCTGGATGGTCCTGCACAGGTAACGGCAGAGCTTTCCAGTCCATGTTTCCTGATCCAAATGGAGCTGCTCACCTGCGCATCCCAACTGAGTAGCTTCTTTGTCAAGAACTGTCCGTCAGATGTGAAATATTTGCTGGCACAAAGGAACCTCCAGGCGGGGAG GGTGAGTGAGGCAGTGGAGCACTACTTGGACCTCTTGGCTCTGTTCCAGGAAGAAGGGCCTCTTCACCAG gtgTCTCTGTGTGGTGAGCTGGCCTTGCCCAGGATCCCCGAGGTCTTCTTAGAGGCTGCCTCTGCCCTGCAAGAGCTCGCCAGGCATCGAGATGCCATTGCAGTGTGCGAAGAGGTGGCAACCCGAATGAATGGACTGATCCCTGAGAGGCTGCAAATTGAGCTGGACTTGTGGACTGCAGAGGACTTCCTGGGGCCTGCTGGGTCCTCACTGACAAATTCTCCTGGCAACCTTGTGAAGCGGAAAAGGGAGAGCCTACGCTGCGTCCTTTGGCGAGCAGCTGCACATTTGATCCAGGGCTTGGCATGGGCTGGGCTAGGAGAAGCCAAGGAAGCCATAAGCCACTTGAGCAG GTGTCTTCATGATCTCCTGAGAGTTCATTTTGTGACCACAG gcagcagtagcagcactgGAAAGGAGACAGAGCAGATGGGGCTGTCAGAAGCAAAGGTGCTTCCCCAAATCAGGCAGCTGGCCCTGACTGGACGAGGGATCCAGTTCCTGCATCTGGGGCGGAATAAAGAGGCTTTGGTGGATTTCCAGCACAGCTTGCTTGTCTGTCCAG ACAGGCCCTCTGCTAACTTGTACCTTACGCACACCCTCTGGAGGCTGGACCGAAGGCAGGAGGCAGCTGCCCACTGGCAGAAGCTCCATGTGAACACTGCAGGCTTGGAGGAAGCggaagaaag ATCCTTCCCGATATACCTGCAGCCAGGTATGAGGCAGACAAAGTTCCCTCACAAAGAATCCCTCGCCAAGAATGTGGGAAGCTTCCTTGCGGGGAGCAGCCAGGGACcctag